A window of the Bombina bombina isolate aBomBom1 chromosome 3, aBomBom1.pri, whole genome shotgun sequence genome harbors these coding sequences:
- the LOC128654172 gene encoding ADP-ribosylation factor 1: MGNIFANLFKGLFGKKEMRILMVGLDAAGKTTILYKLKLGEIVTTIPTIGFNVETVEYKNISFTVWDVGGQDKIRPLWRHYFQNTQGLIFVVDSNDRERVNEAREELTRMLAEDELRDAVLLVFANKQDLPNAMNAAEITDKVGLHSLRHRNWYIQATCATSGDGLYEGLDWLSNQLKNQK; this comes from the coding sequence ATGGGTAACATCTTCGCCAATTTATTTAAAGGCCTGTTTGGGAAGAAGGAAATGAGAATTCTCATGGTGGGCTTGGATGCAGCTGGAAAAACCACCATCCTGTACAAATTAAAGCTCGGCGAGATTGTGACCACCATCCCAACCATAGGTTTTAATGTAGAAACTGTAGAATATAAGAATATCAGTTTCACAGTCTGGGATGTGGGTGGCCAGGATAAAATCAGACCCCTGTGGCGCCATTATTTCCAGAATACTCAAGGTCTCATCTTTGTGGTTGatagtaatgacagagagagagtcaACGAAGCCAGAGAGGAGCTAACAAGGATGCTTGCAGAAGATGAGTTGAGGGATGCAGTGTTGCTAGTGTTTGCAAACAAGCAGGACCTTCCAAATGCCATGAATGCTGCAGAGATCACAGATAAAGTGGGTCTGCATTCACTTCGTCATCGAAACTGGTACATTCAGGCCACCTGTGCCACTAGTGGAGACGGCTTATATGAGGGTTTGGACTGGCTCTCAAATCAGCTCAAAAACCAGAAGTGA